The Pseudomonas moraviensis genome contains the following window.
GGTGAGCATGCTTGCCGGCCTCACCGACTCGGCGCTGGATGGCGTCACCTCGATGCTCAATCTGCTGGCGGTGCATTACGCGCTGCGCCCGGCGGATGACGATCACCGTTATGGGCACGGCAAAGCCGAGTCGCTGGCCGGGATGGCGCAGGCGTTGTTCATCGGTGGCAGTGCGGTGTTGATCGCGTTCCAGGCTTACCAGCGCTTGCAGACGCCGGAGCCGCTTGGCGCGCCGTGGCTGAGCATCGGTGTGATCGTGTTTTCGCTGCTGCTGACGGCGGCGCTGCTGATGTTGCAGCATCGGGTGATCAAGCAGACCGGCTCCAACGCCGTACGCGCCGACTCGCTGCATTACCGTTCGGACATGCTGCTCAACGGCAGCATCCTGATCGCGCTGGTGCTGGCCGGAATGGGTTTCGCGCAACTGGATGCGTGGTTCGGCCTGGGGATCGCAGCGTATATTTTCTGGAGCGCGATTCAGATTGCCCGCGAGAGTTTTTCGGTGTTGATGGACGAAGAACTGCCGACCGATGTCAGCCAGCACATGCTCGAACTGGCCTGCAGCGTGCCGGGCGTGCTCGGCGCACATGACCTGCGCACGCGGATTTCCGGCAATCACTGGTTCGTACAATTGCATCTGGAACTGCCGGGCGAACTGACCCTGTCAGTCGCCCATGGCATCAGCGATCAAGCGGCAGCGGCGATTCACAGGGCTTATCCGAAGGCCGAAGTGCTGGTGCACGCCGACCCACAGGAAGTGGTGCTCGCCGCCCGCACTCAATAATTGACTTGGTAACCGCGACTGCTCAGGCAGTTGCCCTGCGCCTGGCGATAGGCCTGAACCACCTCGGGCGCGGGTTGATAAGTCGCGGTGCGCGGGTCGAAACCGCTTTGCTGCACGGCGTACTGATAGCACTGATAACCGTCCTGCTGCACTTGCTGCGGCGACTGGCCGTTGGCCGGGTAGGCTTCGACGTCATAGCCTTGGGATTGCGGTTGCGGTTGCGGCTGTTGCTGCAGCGGCGGCTCGACCACCACGTAATCCTGCGTCGCCTCCTGATAGGCGTAATACGAGCCGGCGGCGAGGAACAGCAGCGAACCACCGATCCACACCTCACGGGCGTAATCCGGCAAATACTGGATGCGGATCCCGCGCGGTGGCTGCACGACGATGTAGCGCGGGCCTTGCGGGCGGTACCAGTAGCCGCCGGAATAGAAGTAATCCTGACCGCGATACGGCACGCGGTAATCGCGATCCGGGAAGCGGTCGATTACATGACCCGGTCGATACTGCGGGCCGGGGCCCCAGCCATTGCCGTGACCGTTCGGACGACCCGGCCAGCGGTTGTCATCGGGACGCGGCCGCGTCTGCCATTGCTGATTGTGATAACCGTTCTGCGGGCGTTCGTCGCGGTAGTAACCCTGACGCGGCTCCTGCGTCTGGCGCACGGCGTCGGGCCGCGGCTGGATCGGCAAGTTGTTGCCCGGTTGCCGAGGCGGTTGCGGACGATCATCGACACGGTTGCGATTCTGCCATTGCCCGTCATTGTTGGGCGGCTGGCCGTTGTGTTCGAACTGACGGCTGTTGTCGCCACGGATGATCCCGTCGTTCTGCGGCCCGTTGCCCGGCCCGCGATTCTGCGGCTCATCGGCCAGCGCTTGCGCACTGACCCCCACACACAGCAAACCAACACCGGCCAGACGCCAGATGCGCGAATTCATGCTTTTCCTCACTGTGGGAGCCAGTCGTTGGGAGGGCCTGTTGCTGAGACTCGAAACTGGCCTACCGGGTTCTGCAACAGGTTATCAGTCGCGGGACTTATTTATTGAGGCGCGCACATGAAATCGCAGGCAAGAAAAAAGGGAGACCCGTCGGCCTCCCTTCTAGAGAACTTCGTCCTGGCTCGACGCTTTTGACGTCGGCTCACCTCACGCCGTCTTCTGGACAGTGTGCAGCTCGGGGGCCGGCACATCCCCGGTGGGGGTGGCGGCCGCGGCGGGCCTGATTGGGCGGGCCGCGTGGACTGTGTTACCGAGCAGTGATTCTGGTGATAAGAATAGGCCTGAGGCCGCGACAGATGATTGCGAAAATTGCTCAATTAAACACTGCTTGCGCAATTTTTAACCCTGGATAGATAATCCGCCGCAATAGTTACGACCAAGGACAGATTGATGAGCAAACTCGACCGGTACGACCTGAGTATTTTGGCGGAATTGCAGCGTGACGCCCGTATCTCCAACCAGGAACTGGCCGAGCGCATCGGTCTGTCGCCCTCGCCCTGCTCGCGCCGGGTCAAGCAACTGGAGGACGACGGCTATATCTCCCGTCAGGTGGCGTTGCTCGATCGCAAGATGC
Protein-coding sequences here:
- a CDS encoding cation diffusion facilitator family transporter, which translates into the protein MTSSPEHARLLRLATRASVAVACTLIVAKAIAWWLSGSVSMLAGLTDSALDGVTSMLNLLAVHYALRPADDDHRYGHGKAESLAGMAQALFIGGSAVLIAFQAYQRLQTPEPLGAPWLSIGVIVFSLLLTAALLMLQHRVIKQTGSNAVRADSLHYRSDMLLNGSILIALVLAGMGFAQLDAWFGLGIAAYIFWSAIQIARESFSVLMDEELPTDVSQHMLELACSVPGVLGAHDLRTRISGNHWFVQLHLELPGELTLSVAHGISDQAAAAIHRAYPKAEVLVHADPQEVVLAARTQ
- a CDS encoding DUF6515 family protein, with the translated sequence MNSRIWRLAGVGLLCVGVSAQALADEPQNRGPGNGPQNDGIIRGDNSRQFEHNGQPPNNDGQWQNRNRVDDRPQPPRQPGNNLPIQPRPDAVRQTQEPRQGYYRDERPQNGYHNQQWQTRPRPDDNRWPGRPNGHGNGWGPGPQYRPGHVIDRFPDRDYRVPYRGQDYFYSGGYWYRPQGPRYIVVQPPRGIRIQYLPDYAREVWIGGSLLFLAAGSYYAYQEATQDYVVVEPPLQQQPQPQPQSQGYDVEAYPANGQSPQQVQQDGYQCYQYAVQQSGFDPRTATYQPAPEVVQAYRQAQGNCLSSRGYQVNY